In Equus quagga isolate Etosha38 chromosome 14, UCLA_HA_Equagga_1.0, whole genome shotgun sequence, one DNA window encodes the following:
- the ZBTB7A gene encoding zinc finger and BTB domain-containing protein 7A isoform X2, translating to MTRRGRWLWGTRRPRFESGRRGASARGLPPHPASCLLALRWDCGCSSVMAHSGCLMRATAWVQHLLCAPRGSWREGARLQLLSAQCGSCRILSCPSCRTGPPPPRSSAGETEAGGGWPGWGGGGGQPGAPLSSLPPLTTAPPSPALQVSARKMAGGVDGPIGIPFPDHSSDILSGLNEQRTQGLLCDVVILVEGREFPTHRSVLAACSQYFKKLFTSGAVVDQQNVYEIDFVSAEALTALMDFAYTATLTVSTANVGDILSAARLLEIPAVSHVCADLLDRQILAADAGADAGQLDLVEEIDQRNLLRAKEYLEFFQSNPMNSLPPAAAAAAAATFPWSAFGAADDDLEATKEAVAAAVAAVAAGDCNGLDFYGPGPPADRPSAGDGDEADSNPGLWPERDEDAPAGGLFPPPAAPPAAATQNGHYGRGAEEEAASLSEAAPEPGDSPGFLSGAAEGEDGDGADADGLAASTLLQQMMSSVGRAGAAAAAGDSDDESRADDKGVVDYYLKYFSGAHDGDVYPAWSQKVEKKIRAKAFQKCPICEKVIQGAGKLPRHIRTHTGEKPYECNICKVRFTRSLLAICVSSGPPGGTGTILEFEAV from the exons ATGACCAGGAGGGGACGTTGGCTCTGGGGGACCCGCCGCCCCAGGTTTGAGTCTGGGCGCCGTGGGGCCTCAGCACGTGGCCTCCCCCCCCACCCTGCGTCCTGCCTGCTGGCTCTGCGGTGGGACTGCGGGTGCTCCAGCGTGATGGCGCATAGTGGGTGCCTCATGAGGGCCACCGCATGGGTGCAGCACCTACTGTGCGCTCCCCGGGGCTCTTGGAGGGAGGGGGCCCGACTTCAGCTCCTGAGCGCCCAGTGTGGGTCTTGCCGCATCCTCTCGTGTCCATCATGCAGAACgggccctcccccgccccggagctcagctggggaaactgaggccggcgGCGGGTGGCCGGgctggggggggggtggagggcagCCTGGGGCCCCGCTCTCCAGCCTCCCGCCGCTCACCaccgcccctccctccccggcGCTGCAGGTCTCGGCGCGGAAGATGGCCGGCGGCGTGGACGGCCCCATCGGGATCCCGTTCCCCGACCACAGCAGCGACATCCTGAGCGGGCTGAACGAGCAGCGGACGCAGGGCCTGCTGTGCGACGTGGTGATCCTGGTGGAGGGCCGCGAGTTCCCGACGCACCGCTCGGTGCTGGCCGCCTGCAGCCAGTACTTCAAGAAGCTGTTCACGTCGGGGGCGGTGGTGGACCAGCAAAACGTGTACGAGATCGACTTTGTGAGCGCCGAGGCCCTCACGGCGCTCATGGACTTCGCCTACACGGCCACGCTCACGGTCAGCACGGCCAACGTGGGCGACATCCTGAGCGCCGCGCGGCTGCTGGAGATCCCGGCCGTGAGCCACGTGTGCGCCGACCTGCTGGACCGGCAGATCCTGGCGGCCGACGCGGGCGCCGACGCCGGGCAGCTGGACCTGGTGGAGGAGATCGACCAGCGCAACCTGCTGCGCGCCAAGGAGTACCTCGAGTTCTTCCAGAGCAACCCCATGAACAGCCtgccccccgccgccgccgccgccgccgccgccaccttCCCCTGGTCCGCCTTTGGCGCGGCCGACGACGACCTGGAGGCCACCAAGGAGGCGGTGGCGGCCGCCGTGGCCGCCGTGGCCGCCGGCGACTGCAACGGCTTGGACTTCTACGGGCCGGGCCCCCCCGCCGACCGGCCCTCGGCCGGGGACGGGGACGAGGCCGACAGCAACCCGGGGCTGTGGCCCGAGCGGGACGAGGATGCTCCCGCGGGGGGCCTCTTCCCGCCGCCCGCGGCCCCGCCGGCCGCCGCCACGCAGAACGGCCACTACGGGCGCGGCGCGGAGGAGGAGGCGGCGTCGCTGTCCGAGGCGGCCCCCGAGCCCGGCGACTCCCCGGGCTTCCTGTCGGGCGCGGCCGAGGGCGAGGACGGCGACGGGGCGGACGCGGACGGGCTGGCGGCCAGCACGCTCCTGCAGCAGATGATGTCGTCGGTGggccgggcgggggcggcggcggcggcgggcgacAGCGACGACGAGTCGCGGGCGGACGACAAGGGGGTGGTGGACTACTACCTGAAGTACTTCAGCGGCGCGCACGACGGCGACGTCTACCCGGCCTGGTCGCAGAAGGTGGAGAAGAAGATCCGGGCCAAGGCCTTCCAGAAGTGCCCCATCTGCGAGAAGGTGATCCAGGGCGCGGGCAAGCTGCCGCGGCACATCCGCACGCACACGGGCGAGAAGCCGTACGAGTGCAACATCTGCAAGGTCCGCTTCACCAG gagcttattggccatctgcGTGTCTTCTGGGCCACCCGGGGGGACAGGAACAATCCTAGAATTCGAGGCTGTCTGA
- the LOC124225691 gene encoding WAS/WASL-interacting protein family member 1-like, which yields MGSHAVCPSVSASLSERRVFSSRDSCCRGHSGVSVCVDTCLHFSHVVTGLKCQVVLGRTPSPGVCPTLALGRGELSRAPWPALGPLKPWGAAPPSSRTPTGPAREPSALWTADTDEVEAGLQRPPRGRSASLDWPPVALGTLPGALRPMRTREVLLPQVAVGDAHRRPGSPVRLWARALCPLGSRGRNPNLGLVGASGAQASPSPLPEPPALLLPRRRQDRPVLHPPGPGTWPRAHLVIRARGGVGPAPRRFRFERRPFPSSPVPSPRPPSSGKLALCFL from the exons ATGGGGTcacacgccgtgtgtccttctgtgtctgcttctctctctgagcGTCGCGTGTTCAG CTCTCGTGACTCGTGCTGCCGTGGACATTCAGGAGTAAGCGTCTGTGTGGAcacatgtcttcatttctcccatGTGGTCACAGGGCTGAAGTGCCAG GTGGTCCTCGGCCGGACGCCGTCTCCCGGGGTCTGCCCCACGCTGGCTCTGGGGCGCGGTGAGCTCTCTCGGGCACCGTGGCCAGCTCTGGGGCCCCTGAAGCCATGGGGGGCTGCTCCTCCATCCTCCAGGACCCCCACGGGGCCTGCACGGGAGCCCAGCGCCCTGTGGACCGCAGACACTGACGAGGTGGAGGCCGGGCTGCAGCGTCCACCCCGGGGGAGGTCGGCGTCTCTCGACTGGCCTCCTGTCGCCTTGGGCACCCTCCCCGGGGCTCTGCGCCCGATGCGCACACGGGAGGTCCTGCTGCCCCAGGTGGCTGTGGGTGATGCTCACCGGAGGCCGGGTTCCCCAGTGCGGCTCTGGGCCCGCGCCCTCTGTCCCCTGGGAAGCCGGGGCAGAAACCCGAACCTCGGCCTCGTTGGGGCCAGTGGGGCCCAGGCCtcgccctcccccctccctgagCCGCCCGCCCTGCTGTTGCCACGGAGACGGCAGGACAGGCCGGTCCTCCACCCACCTGGCCCGGGGACCTGGCCCCGTGCGCACCTGGTCATCAGAgcccggggcggggtggggccggccccccgcAGGTTTCGTTTTGAGCGCcgtcccttcccttcctcccccgtcccctcccccagaCCCCCGAGTTCTGGGAAACTcgctctctgcttcctctga
- the ZBTB7A gene encoding zinc finger and BTB domain-containing protein 7A isoform X1, translating to MTRRGRWLWGTRRPRFESGRRGASARGLPPHPASCLLALRWDCGCSSVMAHSGCLMRATAWVQHLLCAPRGSWREGARLQLLSAQCGSCRILSCPSCRTGPPPPRSSAGETEAGGGWPGWGGGGGQPGAPLSSLPPLTTAPPSPALQVSARKMAGGVDGPIGIPFPDHSSDILSGLNEQRTQGLLCDVVILVEGREFPTHRSVLAACSQYFKKLFTSGAVVDQQNVYEIDFVSAEALTALMDFAYTATLTVSTANVGDILSAARLLEIPAVSHVCADLLDRQILAADAGADAGQLDLVEEIDQRNLLRAKEYLEFFQSNPMNSLPPAAAAAAAATFPWSAFGAADDDLEATKEAVAAAVAAVAAGDCNGLDFYGPGPPADRPSAGDGDEADSNPGLWPERDEDAPAGGLFPPPAAPPAAATQNGHYGRGAEEEAASLSEAAPEPGDSPGFLSGAAEGEDGDGADADGLAASTLLQQMMSSVGRAGAAAAAGDSDDESRADDKGVVDYYLKYFSGAHDGDVYPAWSQKVEKKIRAKAFQKCPICEKVIQGAGKLPRHIRTHTGEKPYECNICKVRFTRQDKLKVHMRKHTGEKPYLCQQCGAAFAHNYDLKNHMRVHTGLRPYQCDSCCKTFVRSDHLHRHLKKDGCNGVPSRRGRKPRARPGGPDAPTGAPAPPGAPAAPGSPDGRRNGQEKHFKDEDEDEDAASPEGPGGLNVAGAGGGGADRAPGAPADGGFAAGLA from the exons ATGACCAGGAGGGGACGTTGGCTCTGGGGGACCCGCCGCCCCAGGTTTGAGTCTGGGCGCCGTGGGGCCTCAGCACGTGGCCTCCCCCCCCACCCTGCGTCCTGCCTGCTGGCTCTGCGGTGGGACTGCGGGTGCTCCAGCGTGATGGCGCATAGTGGGTGCCTCATGAGGGCCACCGCATGGGTGCAGCACCTACTGTGCGCTCCCCGGGGCTCTTGGAGGGAGGGGGCCCGACTTCAGCTCCTGAGCGCCCAGTGTGGGTCTTGCCGCATCCTCTCGTGTCCATCATGCAGAACgggccctcccccgccccggagctcagctggggaaactgaggccggcgGCGGGTGGCCGGgctggggggggggtggagggcagCCTGGGGCCCCGCTCTCCAGCCTCCCGCCGCTCACCaccgcccctccctccccggcGCTGCAGGTCTCGGCGCGGAAGATGGCCGGCGGCGTGGACGGCCCCATCGGGATCCCGTTCCCCGACCACAGCAGCGACATCCTGAGCGGGCTGAACGAGCAGCGGACGCAGGGCCTGCTGTGCGACGTGGTGATCCTGGTGGAGGGCCGCGAGTTCCCGACGCACCGCTCGGTGCTGGCCGCCTGCAGCCAGTACTTCAAGAAGCTGTTCACGTCGGGGGCGGTGGTGGACCAGCAAAACGTGTACGAGATCGACTTTGTGAGCGCCGAGGCCCTCACGGCGCTCATGGACTTCGCCTACACGGCCACGCTCACGGTCAGCACGGCCAACGTGGGCGACATCCTGAGCGCCGCGCGGCTGCTGGAGATCCCGGCCGTGAGCCACGTGTGCGCCGACCTGCTGGACCGGCAGATCCTGGCGGCCGACGCGGGCGCCGACGCCGGGCAGCTGGACCTGGTGGAGGAGATCGACCAGCGCAACCTGCTGCGCGCCAAGGAGTACCTCGAGTTCTTCCAGAGCAACCCCATGAACAGCCtgccccccgccgccgccgccgccgccgccgccaccttCCCCTGGTCCGCCTTTGGCGCGGCCGACGACGACCTGGAGGCCACCAAGGAGGCGGTGGCGGCCGCCGTGGCCGCCGTGGCCGCCGGCGACTGCAACGGCTTGGACTTCTACGGGCCGGGCCCCCCCGCCGACCGGCCCTCGGCCGGGGACGGGGACGAGGCCGACAGCAACCCGGGGCTGTGGCCCGAGCGGGACGAGGATGCTCCCGCGGGGGGCCTCTTCCCGCCGCCCGCGGCCCCGCCGGCCGCCGCCACGCAGAACGGCCACTACGGGCGCGGCGCGGAGGAGGAGGCGGCGTCGCTGTCCGAGGCGGCCCCCGAGCCCGGCGACTCCCCGGGCTTCCTGTCGGGCGCGGCCGAGGGCGAGGACGGCGACGGGGCGGACGCGGACGGGCTGGCGGCCAGCACGCTCCTGCAGCAGATGATGTCGTCGGTGggccgggcgggggcggcggcggcggcgggcgacAGCGACGACGAGTCGCGGGCGGACGACAAGGGGGTGGTGGACTACTACCTGAAGTACTTCAGCGGCGCGCACGACGGCGACGTCTACCCGGCCTGGTCGCAGAAGGTGGAGAAGAAGATCCGGGCCAAGGCCTTCCAGAAGTGCCCCATCTGCGAGAAGGTGATCCAGGGCGCGGGCAAGCTGCCGCGGCACATCCGCACGCACACGGGCGAGAAGCCGTACGAGTGCAACATCTGCAAGGTCCGCTTCACCAG GCAGGACAAGCTGAAGGTGCACATGCGGAAGCACACGGGCGAGAAGCCGTACCTGTGCCAGCAGTGCGGGGCGGCCTTCGCGCACAACTACGACCTGAAGAACCACATGCGCGTGCACACGGGCCTGCGGCCCTACCAGTGCGACAGCTGCTGCAAGACGTTCGTGCGCTCCGACCACCTGCACAGACACCTCAAGAAGGACGGCTGCAACGGGGTGCCCTCGCGCCGCGGCCGCAAGCCCCGCGCGCGCCCCGGGGGCCCCGACGCACCCACGGGCGCCCCCGCGCCCCCCGGCGCCCCCGCCGCGCCCGGCTCCCCCGACGGCCGGCGCAACGGGCAGGAGAAGCACTTTAAGGACGAGGACGAGGACGAGGACGCGGCCAGCCCCGAGGGCCCGGGCGGCCTGAATGTagcgggcgcgggcggcgggggcgCAGACAGGGCCCCCGGGGCGCCCGCCGACGGGGGCTTCGCGGCCGGACTCGCCTGA